In Mesorhizobium sp. 113-3-3, a genomic segment contains:
- a CDS encoding caspase family protein → MVRKGLSRGRFDLRLLFALLLMFATTATAVAERRVALVMADNDYRLVRPLANPIHDGEAMEAALKKLGFEVILETNRDLRRMRRALDDFREDAKGADVALVYFSGHGVEISGDNRLLPVDADASSLDQLNRTSLPLEEVRAAVAVTAKVGLIVLDACRSDPFSGSSGDGRGATALAKDVADKVKPGLGRVGRAENILFAFSAAPGETAADGTGENSPFTTALTKYLGTDGLEIRSVLTLVQQEVYDLSRGKQLPYVESGLPKLFFAAAAKEQLPERERLLLAMADVTPEMRGEVEQIASDADMPLAPLYGALISSDTSHLSADSLNARLREAADAFVKVRGEMKTLASDDPQVAELRRQAEEQLSLGAFDGARALLAKAADIDNVSRQALKGNFVSRTLSEAATRFLSGGAARADLDYATAIGDYESVLALYGEAGQTSLNLEQADRQSRTLEELGILYTTVGNVEAAGSAFTALLANLEQRSRQETDPSVRRDLAISHIKLANIKMVQGDLPTSLEHYQAARDMLQDLTASVPDEKGWLGDLAMANDKIGNVLATQGDVGAAAKAYQQSLSIKQKLANAEPNSAYLLRDLTITYDEIGDLARTAGQLDDAQTAFEESLRIRLALAGNKPDDPERQRAVSVSHDRIGDLLRQRGDPAGALVAYGKSQAIAEELARRDPNDTDLKRDLSINYAKVGNALSDQENWPAALASYQQALAVARGLAAADPGNTEWQRDLSVCLEKVAGVLDAQGDVSGALQNYQDSFAIADRLAKLDPANSDWQRDLSITLSEIGMLEVKQRHFEGSQKAFEASLGIRQKLAQSDPNNAIWQFDLVQAYINYAYVAKNPKAVLTKALNLTLELDRTGRLAPRDKPMIKYLRGLLAKFSGRKK, encoded by the coding sequence ATGGTCCGCAAAGGACTGAGCCGGGGGCGGTTCGACTTGCGCTTGCTGTTTGCCTTGCTGCTGATGTTTGCGACCACCGCCACCGCGGTGGCGGAACGGCGCGTGGCGCTGGTCATGGCCGACAACGACTACCGGCTGGTCAGGCCACTGGCCAATCCCATCCATGACGGCGAGGCGATGGAAGCCGCGCTGAAGAAACTCGGCTTCGAGGTCATCCTCGAAACCAACCGCGACCTGCGGCGCATGCGGCGCGCGCTCGACGATTTTCGCGAGGATGCCAAGGGCGCCGATGTGGCACTGGTCTATTTCTCCGGCCATGGCGTCGAAATCTCAGGCGACAACCGGCTGCTGCCGGTCGATGCCGACGCCTCCTCGCTCGATCAGCTGAACAGGACCAGCCTGCCGCTGGAAGAGGTGCGCGCTGCCGTCGCCGTCACCGCCAAGGTCGGGCTGATCGTGCTCGACGCCTGCCGCAGCGATCCGTTCTCTGGCAGCAGTGGCGACGGTCGCGGCGCGACCGCGCTGGCCAAGGATGTCGCCGACAAGGTCAAACCGGGTCTCGGCCGCGTCGGCCGGGCGGAAAACATCCTGTTCGCCTTTTCGGCCGCGCCTGGCGAGACGGCCGCCGACGGAACCGGAGAGAATTCTCCCTTCACCACGGCGCTGACCAAATATCTCGGCACCGACGGGCTCGAAATCCGCTCGGTGCTGACCTTGGTGCAGCAGGAGGTCTATGATTTGTCGCGCGGCAAGCAACTGCCCTATGTCGAGAGCGGCCTGCCGAAACTGTTCTTTGCCGCTGCGGCCAAGGAGCAATTGCCGGAGCGCGAACGGCTGCTGCTGGCCATGGCCGACGTGACGCCGGAAATGCGCGGCGAGGTCGAACAAATCGCCAGCGATGCCGACATGCCGCTGGCGCCGCTCTATGGCGCGCTGATCAGTTCCGACACCAGCCATCTCTCCGCCGACAGCCTGAATGCCCGGCTGCGCGAGGCCGCCGACGCCTTCGTCAAGGTGCGCGGCGAAATGAAGACGCTCGCCTCCGACGATCCGCAGGTGGCGGAATTGCGCCGGCAGGCCGAGGAACAGCTTTCGCTGGGCGCCTTCGACGGCGCACGCGCCCTGCTTGCCAAGGCCGCCGACATCGACAATGTCTCGCGCCAGGCGCTGAAGGGCAATTTCGTCAGCCGCACCTTGTCCGAGGCCGCGACGCGTTTCCTGTCCGGGGGCGCGGCGCGCGCCGACCTCGACTACGCCACGGCCATTGGCGACTATGAATCGGTGCTGGCGCTGTATGGCGAGGCCGGGCAGACCTCGCTCAACCTGGAACAGGCCGACCGCCAGAGCCGCACGCTGGAGGAACTCGGTATTCTCTATACAACCGTGGGGAATGTCGAGGCAGCCGGCAGCGCCTTTACCGCGCTGTTGGCCAACCTCGAGCAGCGGTCGCGCCAGGAAACCGACCCCAGCGTCAGGCGCGATCTCGCCATCAGCCACATCAAGCTCGCCAACATAAAGATGGTGCAAGGCGACCTGCCAACCTCCCTGGAGCACTATCAGGCGGCCCGGGACATGCTGCAGGACCTGACCGCAAGCGTGCCGGACGAGAAAGGCTGGCTCGGTGATCTTGCCATGGCCAATGACAAGATCGGCAACGTGCTGGCGACGCAAGGCGATGTGGGTGCGGCGGCCAAGGCCTACCAGCAAAGCCTGTCGATCAAGCAGAAATTGGCCAATGCCGAGCCCAACAGCGCCTATCTGCTGCGCGACCTGACCATAACCTATGATGAAATCGGCGACCTTGCCCGGACCGCCGGACAGTTGGACGACGCCCAGACAGCCTTCGAAGAAAGCCTGAGAATTCGGCTTGCGCTGGCCGGGAACAAACCCGACGACCCCGAGCGCCAGCGCGCTGTTTCCGTCAGCCACGACAGGATCGGCGACCTGCTGCGCCAGCGCGGGGACCCAGCCGGTGCGCTCGTGGCCTACGGCAAGAGCCAGGCGATCGCCGAGGAACTGGCGCGCCGTGACCCCAACGATACCGACCTGAAGCGCGACCTGTCGATCAATTACGCCAAGGTCGGCAACGCGCTCAGCGACCAGGAGAACTGGCCGGCGGCACTGGCTTCCTATCAGCAAGCGCTGGCCGTGGCGCGCGGACTTGCCGCCGCAGACCCCGGCAACACCGAATGGCAGCGCGACCTGTCGGTCTGTCTGGAGAAGGTTGCCGGCGTGCTTGATGCCCAGGGCGATGTCAGCGGTGCGCTGCAAAACTATCAGGACAGTTTTGCCATTGCCGACCGGCTGGCCAAGCTCGACCCCGCCAATTCCGACTGGCAGCGCGACCTGTCGATCACGCTCTCGGAAATCGGCATGCTGGAGGTCAAACAGCGCCACTTCGAAGGTTCCCAGAAGGCGTTCGAGGCCAGCCTCGGCATCCGCCAGAAACTCGCCCAGTCCGATCCGAACAACGCGATCTGGCAATTTGATCTGGTGCAGGCCTACATCAACTACGCCTATGTGGCGAAGAATCCGAAGGCCGTTCTGACCAAGGCGCTGAACCTGACGCTGGAGCTCGACCGCACGGGCCGGCTGGCGCCAAGAGACAAACCCATGATCAAATATTTGCGCGGCCTTCTCGCCAAATTCAGCGGCCGGAAAAAATAG